A stretch of DNA from Natrinema halophilum:
ACTATGGAAACGGAGTCGGACACACCGATGTGGTTTTTTCTATCCTGATATCTTGTAGAGTGTATCAAGCAGATACCCTCCAACCGCTGGTGTAGTCCGATCAATTCGATGGCCGGTCCCCGTTCGTGGGTGGATTTTGGCCGTGTTCTCCAAAACTCCCGCCCTGTGTTTTGATAAAGTCCATCTCAGACACCAGTAGTCAAATCGGTTTAAGAGCGATATGATTAACAGGCAGGGATTCGTGGGATAGTCAAATGCCGACTCGAGAACTTCCGGAAGCGGCACCCGGACACTATCGCGAGTCTCATCCTCATCCATACTACATTCCGAACAAGCTCCCTCTCTCGACACGGATCGATGTCGACGACGAACTCACGGAGCTTATCGCCGATGCGTCATTTCAGCTCGGCCGAATAGATGGTATCAGTCCTACCGTCGATTTCTCACCGGTTCTCTATACATCCCTCGTTCGGCTCGAGGCTGTCGAGACAGCCGAAATAGAAGGGGCCGATGTCGACGTGGACGAGGTATACGCCCATCACACGCGGACCAGCGGAGACGAGACCGTCGATCTGAGTCGGGACTTGCAGGAGGTACTGAATGCCGAGCGCGCCCTTCAAAAGGGATTCAACGCGATCAAACAGGGCGAGCCGATAACGATCGACCTCCTCCAGTCGCTTCACGAATTGCTCCTCGAAAACGTTCGAAACGAAGGTGAGGTCGTGGGAGAATGGCGGACGACTGATGTCCACCTCCCCTCTCCGTCCGCCAGTCAACCTCCGTTCGTTCCGCCACCGCATCAATCGGTTCCCGAGCTTATGGACTCTCTGGAGACGTATATCCAGATGGGCGGCCACTATCATCCGCTCGTCGATCTCGCGATTACGCATTATCAGTTCGAGACGGTTCATCCCGAGGACGGGAATGGCCGACTTGGCCGCATTCTCATCGTCTTACAGCTCTGCGCCGACGGATATCTGAGCGAGCCGTATCTCTATCCGAGCGCCTACTTCAACCGCAACAAGCAGGAATACGTCGAGAAGATGCGCGCTGTAAGCGAAACCGGGGACTGGCGCGACTGGCTCACGTTCTTCATCGAAGGGATCGAAGTACAGGCGCGGGACTCGTACGAGCGGACACAGCGACTGCTGGACCTCCGGCGCGACTACGAGCAACGGTATCCACAGGAGAAAACGAGTCATCGCCTTGCGCGGGGCGTCTTCGACATGCCGTACTTCACTGCGACCGATGTCCAAGCGGAGTTCGATGTTAGTCGACAAACCGCGTATAACGTCATCGAGGAGTTAGTTTCTGACGGTATTCTCGTCGAGACGACTGGCAAACAACGGAACCGAGAGTACAAAGCGATCGATATCTTCGACATCCTCGAGAGAAGACCGGACCACTAACTCGGAGGTAGTCGGTTCATTGCCCACTCCGTCGTCGATACTGACGCCGGGACGATGCTGCGCGTGTGGCACGGGAAAGGCGACAAGTTCCGCGAGATGCCAGCCCTGCGAGATCTCACGACGACCATCCGGACGGTCGACGACGTCCGCGACGCACCGACCAGCTCGTCGCTTGTCGAGATCACAAGTACCCGATCACTCCGACGGTGGATTCGATCGGCTGCTGATCAACTGTACGACGAGACGGGAGATGCCGGCTGGGAACACCTCGGCTTCCACGATCTCCGACGGACCTGGGCGACCGCGCTCGCCTCAGTTGACGTCGATCCGCTCTTGGTGTGTGACTGGGTCGGGTGGAACGATCTCGAGCCCTTCTTGGAGCACTATCGGGGGAGCTACAGCCCTGAGGCGCAGCAACGTGAGCGCAGTAAAGTCAACTGGCTGTAGAGATCTTCTTCAGTTTGAATCAAGCCTATCAGGATATTTCTCTAGATCTTGCTCTACACTGTCGTTGGATAAATCACTCAAAACGGGTCTGATGAGCTATAGACAGTTTCGAACTGAACCGTCACAAGGAGGGAAGTTGATGCGAGAACGGGCTGATGGTTCATGTTAAAGTTTTTATACTTCACTGCGAAGGCAACCGCGTTGGTTAAAAGTGCTGTTGGTGGGTGAGGCGAATCCACCACCCTGCAGGGCGGTGAATTCGCCGGCTACGCCATCGTTTCGCTGCATTGTATCGGAAGTTCCGTGGAATCGTTCTGATGTGTGCTGTCGATAATATCAAACGTACTGTAAACCGGTGTAATCCACTGCAGTATGTCGATTCCACACGGTCCGTATGGGAAATTTCGATTCGACCGACCCGAACTTGTCGTTATGTGGTCATAAGTAATCTATTTAGAGTGGACGTATGAGCGACGACCTCGAGCCGATCTCGCCGCGAGAGGCGGTCGACCTCTACATCTCGCACCGCGAACTCGAGGTGAGCGCGAAGATGCTGCAGAATCACAAGTACCGGCTCAACGTCTTCGTCGAGTGGTGTGACGAGGTCAGGATCGACAACTTGAACGACCTCACCGGTCGGTATCTCCACCGCTACCGAGTGTGGCGACAGCAAGACGTGAACATCGTCACGCTCCGCAGACAGCTCGCAACGCTGTGAGTGTTCCTCGAGTTCTGTGCATCCATCGACGCCGTCGAGCCTGGGATGCGCGAGCGGGTGAAATTGCCGGACGTCGACCGCGGTGACGAGGCTCGCGACGAGATGGTCGACACTGATCGGGCCCGAAAGAGCATCGTTCGGGAAACGAATCGAAAACCAACGAATGTGAAGACAGGTTTCGAAATAGAGATTGCTAAAATAAAGTTGCGTTTGGAAAGTGAGTACGGGCTCCGATAGCCCGACCGGAGCCTCTGATTCGCCACCTCGAACGGTCGGTCCTGACCATCGGGGCGAACAGCCCGACTCCACCAGCATATTGCTGGCTCCCCAAATTCGGGGCGGTATCCCACCAAAGAGGTCGACTTCCCTAACCATACGCCCAGCCACCACCCCGACCGTGCTTCGAGGGCCGTCGTCGCCCATCTCTATCGACTATTCTGGTTTGGATTACTGTTGACTACAAGCGTCCACGAAGTCGAGACAGGCGTTCTTGAACCGCTCCCGATCTTCCTTTTCGACGAGAGCATCAATCGGGAGACGTTTCTTATCACTCGTAAATCGATCCACATCTGCTTTCGGATGCGAAATCGTCGCCAAATCCTCATACCACGCTATGAGTGTTTCATGTGACCAATCACTTTCATCTGGGTCATGGATATTTGCGGGTTGCCAAAACACCACTTTCCCCGTCGAATTGAGCGTAAACATCCCCGCGCTCCCACCCAATACAGACCACCGAGCTGTTACCGAGACGTTCGCTGTCCCGCCAAAGTCGTGGTCGTCCGCTTCGCCGCGGATGAACTCATAGAGGTCACGGAGGGCAGTTGCCTTGCTCGCTGTGAGTTTACCCTCACTCTCCTTGGTCGCAACGTCATCGAGGAAGTCATCCTCGTCGTGGTCAGGACGCGTAGTCGCTTGTTTGGACTGGCGGGCTTCCTCAGTTTGGCCGTACAAACGCGGGACGTACGCCGTCTTCTCGCCACTGGTGTATTGGGTGACTTCGACAGCCAGCACTTCGGCGGTCGACATTTGTTCGTTGAGGAACTCGACGATTCGTTTGAGCTCGCTGGGGATGTCATCCGCGACAAAGAGGAGCCGAACGTTTCCCGAACGAAGGTTTGCTTCGATTCGGTCCCAGAAATCGTCGATCGCTTCTTCATCGTCCCCAAGAAGCTCGGCAAGCTCCTGTTCTGGGAGGACTTCCTCGGCTTCACAGGTTTCCTCGAACGTCTTGCGAAGATCGTCCGCTTCCCAGTAGAGCGTCGCATGGGAGACGTAGTCGAGCATCTGTCCCGCAACTTCGCGTCGACGGCGGGTGTCTTCGCTCCGCTTGACTTCGACGATGGTTGGGATTGCATCCTGGTCGACAAACAGGTGGTCAGCCGACCACCGCTCATTGCCACCCTGTTTGTCCGGGACGGAAGCCTCCCGAGCGACGAGTGCCCATCGACGAGGTTCCGCTGTGTCCATTTGGTCGCCCGCGAGTAACTTCGGGAAGTCAGCAAGGTCGCGTTGTAACAGTACTTCCCGGTCGTATAGGTCCTCAGTCATCTCGATGAGGTCGCCGCCGTTGTCGAAATAAATTCCACCATCCATGCAACCTTCCGCTCAACCGATATATAAGAAACCCATACAATCTGGTTCGGTAAATCACGGTTGATGGCAGCCAGCTCCCCCTTTCTCTCTGTTCAGAGTTTCACGACTACGAAGATCTGCTCCAGCGACAGTCGGAGTTCAGGGAGGAAATTGAAGCCAGAGAGCAGAAACTCTGGTCACACTATGATTCTTCCCACGTCGTTCGAAGCTCGAACTCAGAGACGCACTCTCTCGGCCCGCTGATGACGATGGCGAATCTAAAGAAAGAACGTTTGGCTAACCGATGGCAATACGTTGATCTCGGTGACGGTAAGGTTGCCGCCAGAAACACCGAACACGAGTGGTCGTTCTTACTCCCACCGAGCCTCGAAGGGGCAGAGAGTGTTGTCGCTCTCGATGGAACACCGGTGATCGAGATGTGGAGCCTCGTTATGGGTGCGGAAATCAAGCAGCTTCCTCTGCTCGCTGAGAGCAGGAAACAAGAGTATCTTGATGAGGTTCTCTCGCTTGAGCTTGTGCAGACTACGGAGAATTGGAACGCTTATCAGGGGGTGACGGAGTTGCACCAACGGTCGATATTCCCATCATAGAGAAGATAGAACGGCTTAGAGGTGAGAAACCAGGGGTGATCTCCTCCAAGGAAGGACTCGACCAATACGGAGCATATGGTCTTGGTCCGCTGGCGAAGATGACGGAGAACTACGGGAATCTAAAAGGAAGCAACGAGTATCTCAACGGTTGGCAGGGTGGACGCGGTAATGCGCTTCACTTCTCGAACAACCGCCTTGAAGAAGCTCCGAAGTACGGCCATGTTGAGTTCGCTGAGTAGTTTCGGAAGGGAGAGTATAGTTTGGTATCGGGAAAGTTCCGAAACAGGGACTCGATTCATAGAGTCGGTCGGGTCAATAAGGTTGGAACAGAGTAGTAACCCCGATCTATGCTGGTATATCCTCGATTCGATCACGCTGACTTCACCAGCCAAACGCGATAGTGTCCATGGAGGCAGTTCTCCTGGGCCAGCGCGGGACGATTTTCGGCGGCTGAGGCAAGTGGTGAACTTCAGTCCTGTGCTGGTGGGAGCGTAAACGAAAACGTCGTTCCCTCACCAGGTACCGAATCAACCCAGATTCTGCCACCGTGACGTTCGACGATCCGCTGACAGAGCGCCAGTCCGATTCCGGTCCCGGAATGCTCCTCACGACTATGGAGCCGTTGGAATACCTTGAAGACGCGGTCTTGATCGTCGGGATCGATTCCAATTCCCTCGTCATGAACCGAAATCAGGTGCTTTCGCCTGTTCTGTTCCGCTTCAATATGGATCTGTGGCGGCTCGTCACCGCTGTATTCGATCGCGTTCGAGATCAGGTTCTGGAACACTTGCTGGATTTGGCTTGCGTCAGCGTGTACTCGAGGGAGTTGTTCCGCCGTGATCTCGGCGTCGTTCTCCTCGATCTTCATTTGCAGATTATCCCGTGTTTCGTCCAGTATCTCGTTCAGATCGATCGGCTCGAACGGATCGCCTTGGGTATCGACGCGGGAGTACTCGAGTAGTCCATCGATCATCTCGCGCATCCGATCGGCACCGTCAACAGCGAATTCGAGGAATTCTTCGGCATCGTCATCGAGTTCATCGCTATACCGGCTCTCAATAAGCGAGAGATAACTCGATATCATTCGTAACGGCTCCTGTAGATCGTGCGAGGCTGCGTATGCGAACTGTTCGAGGCGCTCGTTGGACTCCTCGAGCATCCGACGGTACTCCATGCGTTCAGTGATGTCCTGAATAACGAGCATTCCCGCGTAGATCTCATCATCAGCGTCTCGAACGGGAAGCGTATGTGCCAATAGCTGACGGCTATCGAGTTCAATTTCGAACGTATTCGATTCGCCATCGAAGACGGCGGTGAAGTGTGGACGGATTTCGTCGACAAGTTCGTCGGGATAGCGACCGTAGATCGTTGTGCCGACAACATCCTCTGCGGAGAATCCAAGCTCCTCGAGGAATTCCCCACCTGCAACAGTGTACGTGAGATCCTCGTCAAAGAGGCCAACCGCACCGTTCGGGAAGTTCTCGACGAGGGTCCTGTATCGGCGCTCGGACTCCTCCAATGCCCGTTCGCGTTCCTTGCGCTCGGTGATGTCCTCTGCAATACCGACAATGCGACGTGTATTTCGATCCTCGTGATGAACCGAGTATGCCCGCGTGTTGAGCCATCTAATCTGACCGTCGGGTTGAACGATACGATATTCCTCATCAAATGTTTCGTTCGGGAGGGCATCATACGACTCCTCAACGCGCTGGCAGTCGTTCGGATGAACTGCCTCGAAGAACGTCTGAGGATCGTCGAGCAGCGCCTCCTGGTCGCGTCTGAAGATCGACTCGTAAGCGGGATTGATATAGAGGATGGCTCGTGTTTCGGGATCTTCTAACCAGACCATCTCCTCGAGATTCTCGGCGAGCAGTCGGAACTTCGCCTCACTCTCCTCGAGAGCCTGTTCGTACTCTTTCCGCTCAGTGATGTCTTGGGCGATGGTCATTCCGCCGAAGACAGTTCCGTGATCATCACTGATCGGAACCACGTGGACGACCCACTCCCGATCGAGATACTCGACTTCGACCACCTGCTTCTCGCCTTCAAGTGCAGCCCGGAATGCTGGTTGGAGCGTCTCAGCGGCGTGATCGGGCCATACGTCTCGCACTTGTTGCCCTTCTGCATCTGCTGCTGACACGGGAAATTCGTCGAACGCGTTACCCGCCGCGAGGGTGTATCGAAGATCCTCGTCGAACATCGTGACGATTCCGTTGGGGAAGTTCTCGGCGAGCGTACGATACCGCTGTTCCGACTCTATGAGTTTCTGCTCTCGCTCTTTACGCTCGGTAATGTCGCGGAAGTAGATTGATAGACCGGACTTCGAGGGATAGGCGTGGACTTCGAACCAAATTCCGAGCGGTGGATAATACTCCTCGAACGAAGTCGGCTCTTGGGTTTCCATCGCCTTCCGATACTCCTCCTCGAAGGTCGTTCCGAGCGCCGGCTCGAACGGGTCCCAGAAGTTCTCGCCGATCAGTCCCTCTCCTTCGGGATCGAGCAATTCCGCCCCATGATCGTTGATATACGTAATATTCCAATTCCGGTCGAGGCCGATGAACGCATCTGTGATTCGGTCGAACGTCTCCTCGAGTTCGCTCTCTCGCTTGCGGAGTTGCCGTTTCGTTTCTGTCTTCCCTATGGCTGCTGCGAGAACGTTTGCGACGCTCTGGACGAAGTTTGCGTCATGTTTCGTAAACTCTCGTCCCTCGCTCGTATGCGTTCCCAAGACACCCCACGGATTTTCGACCGGCCCGATTATGACACTGATTCCGCTCATGACATCGTGACTGGTGAGCAGTTCAGGGCCGGAGAATCGTTCCTCAGTGCGGAGATCGTCAACGATGATCGGCTGCTCGGACCGGAGCGTGTATCCCGCTTGCGAGTCCATATCGGTCGGCACTGTGGCGTCCCCGACGAGGCCATCACGCCACCCAATTCCCTGTCGAAGAAAGACCTCGTCATCGTCGGGGAGCAACTCGAGAACCTTCGCGTACTCGTTATCGAGCGTCTCAGCGACGGCCACTGCAGCTTCGTGCATCAACTGGTCAAGGTCATCAGTCTCGAGCGCTTGCTGCCCGAGTTCCGCAACGACTTCCTGCTGGCGGATGCGGGTAAGCGTTTCCGAGTCTACATCCGCGTGAGGAGACGAAGTCATTCACTATCAATATCAGATGATGGGATATAAGGGCTTCTGAGATTGCGGGTCAAACCTTCTTGAGCGTGACAATCCCAGAGAAACAACTGTGCTGAAGACGTTACAGTTGGATTTTTCTCCTTGCGTTTTCTGGCGTATGTATGGCTTCGGCAAACGAGGTGAGCGATGATGATATTGGGGAGGCGATCGACATCTTACTGGTCGAGCCGAATTCTGGCGATACTCGCCTTGTTACCGAGAATGTCCGAGATGCTAAGCTCATGAATACGATCTATGCCGTCTCTGACGGTGACGAAGCACTCGATTTCGTCTATCAACGGAATGGCTATGAAGATGCTTCTCGGCCTGATCTCATCTTACTCGAGCCACAGTCCCCTGGAAAGAGTGGTATGGAGTTTCTCTCCGAACTAAACGACGAACCAGCGCTGAAAGATGTCTTGGTCATCGTCCTCACGAGTTCAGAGCCAGGAGAAGACATTGTGAAATCGCACGACATTGAAGCGAATGAGTACGTTTGAAGCCGGTTGAGACTGAAGATTTCATTGAGTTCGTACTGGAGGTTGAGGATTTCTGGTTTGCAATCGTTAAAAGTGAGAACGGAAGTCCTTCTGACTAATTGGGGCGACCCAGTAACCGTACAGGGAAAATCCTGACTCTCACCCGGAAATTTCGCTGACCGGGTTATCAAATACGCGCTCGAGTGCTCGGCCGAATGTTCTAACCCATCGTGGATCATTTCATAGACCGTTCTGGTTCTCTGCCGCTCTATGGGTGAAACCACTCAGTTTCACCGCCCGTCGTGGAGATCGGGGATGAGGCTCTTGGTGGTTCGTTCCATCGGTCGTTAGCCCAGTGTCGCTGATACTGTCCCGACTCTATGTCTCTGATCAGTCTCCCTGATCCACTCATTCTCTGCCACTTTGGTTACTTCTAAATTCATCTATTGTCGAAAACTGGGTAAGGACAAAGGGGAATGAGGGGACAGTGGAAGGCTACAAGGGACTTCTGAAGCCCTTAAACTCGGACAGAATTTCCACTAATCAACAAGTAGTTATATAAGAAAGTCACGCTGTACGTATATTGTTCACAGCGCGGTCGCTGATGGACTCGCCGGGATTGTGAACGCCGGGGGCCAAACCCGAGTGTGCTGCGCAGTGAGCGGGCTGATCAGGCATGACGGAAAACATCAGTCCCGCCGACGCAGTCGAACAGTACATCCAATCACGACACGACGCACTTGCGTCTACTCAGGACAACCACCGGTATCGGCTCGACCACTTCCTCGTGTGGGCGGACGAGCACGGCGTGTCTCAGATGAGCGAACTCGACGGCTTCGATCTGGAGCGGTACAAGAACTGGCGAATGAGCGAGGAGTCACCATCAGACTGCAACCTCGTTACGCTGGAACAACACCTGCACACGCTTCGGGTGTTCATCCGATGGTGCGAATCTGCCGACATCGTGACGGAAGGGCTCTCCGACAAGGTGCTGATTCCCAACGTCTCATCATCCGAAAAAAGCCGAGACAAGGCGATCTCTCACGAACGTGCCCAAGACATCATCGACTACCTCTCGACGTATCATTTTGCTTC
This window harbors:
- a CDS encoding Fic family protein codes for the protein MPTRELPEAAPGHYRESHPHPYYIPNKLPLSTRIDVDDELTELIADASFQLGRIDGISPTVDFSPVLYTSLVRLEAVETAEIEGADVDVDEVYAHHTRTSGDETVDLSRDLQEVLNAERALQKGFNAIKQGEPITIDLLQSLHELLLENVRNEGEVVGEWRTTDVHLPSPSASQPPFVPPPHQSVPELMDSLETYIQMGGHYHPLVDLAITHYQFETVHPEDGNGRLGRILIVLQLCADGYLSEPYLYPSAYFNRNKQEYVEKMRAVSETGDWRDWLTFFIEGIEVQARDSYERTQRLLDLRRDYEQRYPQEKTSHRLARGVFDMPYFTATDVQAEFDVSRQTAYNVIEELVSDGILVETTGKQRNREYKAIDIFDILERRPDH
- a CDS encoding tyrosine-type recombinase/integrase — its product is MAHSVVDTDAGTMLRVWHGKGDKFREMPALRDLTTTIRTVDDVRDAPTSSSLVEITSTRSLRRWIRSAADQLYDETGDAGWEHLGFHDLRRTWATALASVDVDPLLVCDWVGWNDLEPFLEHYRGSYSPEAQQRERSKVNWL
- a CDS encoding PAS domain-containing protein, producing the protein MTSSPHADVDSETLTRIRQQEVVAELGQQALETDDLDQLMHEAAVAVAETLDNEYAKVLELLPDDDEVFLRQGIGWRDGLVGDATVPTDMDSQAGYTLRSEQPIIVDDLRTEERFSGPELLTSHDVMSGISVIIGPVENPWGVLGTHTSEGREFTKHDANFVQSVANVLAAAIGKTETKRQLRKRESELEETFDRITDAFIGLDRNWNITYINDHGAELLDPEGEGLIGENFWDPFEPALGTTFEEEYRKAMETQEPTSFEEYYPPLGIWFEVHAYPSKSGLSIYFRDITERKEREQKLIESEQRYRTLAENFPNGIVTMFDEDLRYTLAAGNAFDEFPVSAADAEGQQVRDVWPDHAAETLQPAFRAALEGEKQVVEVEYLDREWVVHVVPISDDHGTVFGGMTIAQDITERKEYEQALEESEAKFRLLAENLEEMVWLEDPETRAILYINPAYESIFRRDQEALLDDPQTFFEAVHPNDCQRVEESYDALPNETFDEEYRIVQPDGQIRWLNTRAYSVHHEDRNTRRIVGIAEDITERKERERALEESERRYRTLVENFPNGAVGLFDEDLTYTVAGGEFLEELGFSAEDVVGTTIYGRYPDELVDEIRPHFTAVFDGESNTFEIELDSRQLLAHTLPVRDADDEIYAGMLVIQDITERMEYRRMLEESNERLEQFAYAASHDLQEPLRMISSYLSLIESRYSDELDDDAEEFLEFAVDGADRMREMIDGLLEYSRVDTQGDPFEPIDLNEILDETRDNLQMKIEENDAEITAEQLPRVHADASQIQQVFQNLISNAIEYSGDEPPQIHIEAEQNRRKHLISVHDEGIGIDPDDQDRVFKVFQRLHSREEHSGTGIGLALCQRIVERHGGRIWVDSVPGEGTTFSFTLPPAQD